In Microbacterium enclense, one genomic interval encodes:
- a CDS encoding ABC transporter ATP-binding protein: protein MNPGGVGGSMFRGVDSAEQRRRNAEAPRVANLWNRVVELFRPYRGKIAVTVLLVVVGAAVGVIPPLLVQRIFDDALFPVDGSAPDLSLLAVLVSLMIALFLLSAALNVGQTWFTATVGNRVTGDLRTRLFEHLQAMELGFFTRTKTGVIQSRLQNDVGGVSGVLTNTVTSILGNAVTVIASLVAMILIDWRLTLIAVALMPFLIFVQRRVGQVRARIAGETQESLSELSAITQETLSVSGILLSKSFNRQRTESARFDAENDNQVHLQVRRAMSGQGFFAVVQVIMSSVPAVIYLVSGYLIAGGTGAITAGTIVAFTTVQARLLMPLMGLMRVALDVQTSSALFARIFEYLDLRPAIADAPGALPVSAAPGPLGQIEFRDVEFRYPDAPAHARPTLDGVSFTVEPGQHVAFVGPSGAGKTTILYLTPRMYEVSAGAVLFSGADVRSLDRASIIDEIGIVSQETYLFHATVRENLRYARPDATDDEIEAACRAANIHHVIAGFEDGYDTVVGERGYRLSGGEKQRIAIARVLLKDPPVLLLDEATSALDTVSERIVQEALETASHGRTTLSIAHRLSTVIGADQIHVVDAGRIVESGTHAELLAAGGLYASLAAEQLAASFVLADEERDAAGLARAALPARRADQAPA from the coding sequence ATGAACCCGGGTGGAGTGGGCGGAAGCATGTTCCGCGGCGTGGATTCGGCCGAGCAGCGCCGTCGCAACGCCGAGGCCCCGCGCGTCGCGAACCTGTGGAACCGGGTCGTCGAACTGTTCCGCCCGTACCGCGGGAAGATCGCGGTGACCGTGCTGCTCGTCGTCGTCGGCGCCGCAGTGGGCGTCATCCCGCCCCTGCTCGTGCAGCGCATCTTCGACGACGCGCTCTTCCCGGTCGACGGATCCGCTCCCGACCTCTCGCTGCTGGCGGTGCTGGTGAGCCTGATGATCGCGCTCTTCCTCCTGTCGGCGGCACTCAACGTCGGGCAGACCTGGTTCACCGCGACGGTCGGGAACCGCGTGACGGGCGACCTGCGCACGCGCCTGTTCGAGCATCTGCAGGCGATGGAGCTCGGCTTCTTCACGCGGACGAAGACGGGCGTGATCCAGTCGCGACTGCAGAACGACGTCGGCGGGGTGTCGGGGGTGCTCACGAACACCGTCACCAGCATCCTCGGAAACGCCGTCACCGTGATCGCGTCGCTGGTCGCGATGATCCTCATCGACTGGCGGCTCACGCTCATCGCGGTCGCCCTCATGCCGTTCCTCATCTTCGTCCAGCGGCGCGTGGGGCAGGTACGCGCGCGCATCGCGGGGGAGACGCAGGAGTCGCTGTCGGAGCTCTCCGCCATCACGCAGGAGACGTTGAGCGTGTCGGGAATCCTGCTGTCGAAATCGTTCAATCGGCAACGCACCGAGTCGGCTCGCTTCGACGCCGAGAACGACAACCAGGTGCACCTGCAGGTGCGACGCGCGATGAGCGGCCAGGGCTTCTTCGCGGTGGTGCAGGTCATCATGTCGAGTGTGCCCGCGGTCATCTACCTGGTGTCGGGCTACCTCATCGCAGGCGGCACCGGTGCGATCACCGCGGGCACGATCGTGGCGTTCACCACGGTGCAGGCCCGGCTGCTCATGCCGCTCATGGGTCTCATGCGCGTGGCCCTCGACGTGCAGACGTCGTCGGCGCTGTTCGCGCGCATCTTTGAGTACCTCGATCTGCGACCGGCCATCGCGGATGCCCCCGGCGCTCTCCCCGTGTCTGCGGCTCCAGGCCCGCTCGGTCAGATCGAGTTCCGCGACGTCGAGTTCCGCTATCCCGATGCGCCCGCGCACGCCCGGCCCACGCTCGATGGCGTGTCCTTCACCGTCGAACCAGGCCAGCACGTGGCATTCGTCGGCCCGTCGGGTGCGGGGAAGACGACCATCCTCTATCTCACGCCCCGTATGTACGAGGTGAGCGCGGGCGCCGTGCTGTTCTCCGGCGCCGATGTCCGCAGCCTCGACCGGGCGTCGATCATCGACGAGATCGGGATTGTCTCGCAAGAGACCTATCTCTTCCACGCGACCGTACGAGAGAATCTGCGATACGCGCGGCCCGACGCCACCGACGACGAGATCGAGGCCGCGTGTCGCGCCGCCAACATCCACCACGTCATCGCGGGCTTCGAGGACGGTTACGACACTGTCGTGGGCGAGCGCGGCTATCGCCTGTCGGGCGGCGAGAAGCAACGCATCGCCATCGCGCGCGTGCTGTTGAAGGATCCGCCCGTCCTGCTCCTCGACGAGGCGACGAGCGCCCTCGACACCGTGTCGGAGCGGATCGTGCAAGAGGCTCTTGAGACGGCCTCCCACGGACGGACGACACTGTCGATCGCGCACCGGTTGTCGACCGTGATCGGTGCCGATCAGATCCATGTGGTCGATGCGGGCCGCATCGTCGAATCGGGCACCCACGCCGAGCTCCTGGCCGCGGGCGGGCTGTACGCGAGTCTCGCCGCCGAGCAACTCGCGGCCTCCTTCGTCCTCGCCGACGAAGAGCGCGACGCCGCCGGTCTCGCGCGAGCCGCGCTTCCCGCGCGCCGCGCCGATCAAGCGCCTGCGTGA
- a CDS encoding Fpg/Nei family DNA glycosylase produces the protein MPEAPEVEALTLFLRERLTGRVVREVDLVEGRSWKTRSRPPGELFGRSVTGVTRHGKHVDLDLDGIHLGIGFGRAGWATWTETDRADAAPVSSAPEIARIVFDDGVLGITDAGDWLSVHLHLVDAPDDVPAVAKLGPDAVDPGYSRAMLAEALRGRRKQLKALLQEQETLAGIGNAYSDEILFAARLSPTAHAAALSEDDITRLHLALHDTLTAAVIARRGVPISEQKAAKVAAMRVHGRTGQPCPDGDGTIEDIPGTKGAGQWCPSCQTLPHGGV, from the coding sequence ATGCCCGAGGCACCCGAGGTCGAGGCGCTCACGCTGTTTCTGCGTGAGCGCCTGACGGGTCGTGTCGTGCGCGAGGTCGACCTCGTCGAGGGTCGGTCATGGAAGACCCGCTCCCGGCCACCCGGCGAACTCTTCGGGCGGTCAGTGACCGGCGTGACGCGGCACGGCAAGCACGTCGACCTCGATCTCGATGGCATCCACCTCGGGATCGGGTTCGGTCGGGCCGGGTGGGCTACCTGGACCGAGACGGACCGCGCCGATGCGGCGCCCGTTTCGTCGGCGCCCGAGATCGCGCGGATCGTCTTCGATGACGGCGTTCTGGGCATCACCGATGCAGGCGACTGGCTGTCGGTGCACCTGCACCTCGTCGACGCGCCCGATGACGTGCCGGCCGTTGCCAAGCTGGGGCCGGACGCCGTCGATCCCGGGTACTCGAGGGCGATGCTCGCGGAGGCGCTCCGCGGCCGACGCAAGCAGCTCAAAGCGCTCCTGCAGGAGCAGGAGACACTCGCGGGGATCGGCAACGCCTACTCCGACGAGATCCTCTTCGCAGCTCGGCTGTCGCCCACCGCGCATGCGGCGGCGCTGAGCGAGGACGACATCACCCGGCTCCACCTCGCCCTGCACGACACGCTGACCGCGGCCGTCATCGCGCGGCGCGGAGTCCCGATCTCGGAGCAGAAGGCTGCGAAGGTCGCCGCGATGCGCGTGCACGGGCGCACCGGTCAACCGTGCCCCGACGGCGACGGCACGATCGAAGACATTCCCGGTACCAAAGGCGCTGGTCAGTGGTGCCCGTCCTGTCAGACGCTCCCCCACGGCGGTGTGTGA
- a CDS encoding SPFH domain-containing protein, with protein MEFAALGAIGIVVVIALVVVIVVFLIIAGLIRGWYRVAKADEALVIVGKRQRSADGESSRITVITGGGAIVNPLTQRGEMISLRARQIKMEPTAQSSNGVTVNVSGVALVKIGSDPEQVRRAAERFASQDKAIEQFTTEQLEGALRGVVATLTVEELMRDRQRLSDQIAEGIKGDLSSQGLILDSFQIQGVTDSNGYISALGATEVERVKREAEVARINAVREIRARQIATDEANLIEQTKLDKNSAAAKAEVGRANAEAEQAEALTRAERRQAVLQQEAQNTQARLESEVARVADADLYQRQKDADAEAYAQIKAAEARAQIAEQEAAAVRVRAEADAQAVRLAGEARAEAIRAEAEALSHNQEALLAQRALESLVPMMAEFAKGYDRVGNITVLGGEGASGHLATESATGLRSSFEAVRAATGIDLTQIIQGRAVADAFATAQRSGEGAPAAPSPSSPASVPTAATPPTASEPGA; from the coding sequence ATGGAATTTGCTGCTCTGGGGGCGATCGGCATCGTCGTGGTCATCGCACTCGTCGTCGTCATCGTCGTCTTCCTCATCATCGCGGGCTTGATCCGCGGCTGGTACCGCGTCGCCAAGGCCGATGAAGCCCTGGTGATCGTCGGTAAGCGTCAGAGAAGCGCGGATGGTGAGTCGTCGCGCATCACCGTGATCACCGGTGGCGGAGCCATCGTGAACCCGCTCACGCAGCGCGGCGAGATGATCTCGCTCCGCGCCCGTCAGATCAAGATGGAGCCCACCGCCCAGTCGTCCAACGGCGTCACCGTCAACGTCAGCGGTGTGGCTCTGGTGAAGATCGGCTCCGACCCCGAGCAGGTGCGTCGTGCGGCCGAGCGTTTCGCCTCGCAGGACAAGGCCATCGAACAGTTCACCACGGAGCAGCTCGAGGGTGCGCTGCGCGGTGTCGTCGCGACGCTGACGGTCGAGGAGCTCATGCGCGACCGGCAGCGCCTGTCGGACCAGATCGCCGAGGGGATCAAGGGCGACCTGTCGTCGCAGGGGCTGATCCTCGACTCGTTCCAGATCCAGGGCGTGACCGACAGCAACGGGTACATCTCGGCCCTGGGTGCGACCGAAGTCGAGCGCGTGAAGCGCGAGGCCGAGGTCGCGCGCATCAACGCGGTCCGCGAGATCCGCGCGCGCCAGATCGCCACCGACGAGGCGAACCTCATCGAGCAGACCAAGCTCGACAAGAACAGTGCCGCGGCCAAGGCCGAGGTCGGCCGTGCCAACGCCGAGGCCGAGCAGGCCGAGGCGCTTACGCGCGCCGAGCGTCGACAGGCCGTGCTCCAGCAGGAGGCGCAGAACACGCAGGCGCGCCTGGAGTCTGAGGTCGCCCGCGTCGCCGACGCCGACCTCTACCAGCGTCAGAAGGACGCCGACGCCGAGGCGTACGCGCAGATCAAGGCGGCCGAGGCCCGCGCCCAGATCGCGGAGCAGGAAGCTGCCGCCGTCCGGGTGCGCGCCGAAGCCGACGCGCAGGCGGTGCGCCTGGCCGGTGAGGCGCGAGCCGAGGCGATCCGCGCGGAAGCCGAGGCTCTCTCGCACAACCAGGAGGCGCTGCTCGCACAGCGTGCGCTCGAGTCGCTCGTGCCGATGATGGCGGAGTTCGCCAAGGGGTACGACCGCGTGGGCAACATCACCGTGCTCGGCGGCGAGGGTGCCAGCGGCCACCTCGCGACCGAGTCGGCGACGGGTCTGCGTTCGTCGTTCGAGGCCGTGCGCGCGGCCACCGGCATCGATCTGACGCAGATCATCCAGGGACGCGCCGTCGCGGACGCGTTCGCCACGGCGCAGCGTTCGGGGGAAGGCGCGCCTGCCGCGCCGTCGCCGTCTTCTCCGGCTTCGGTGCCGACCGCGGCGACGCCGCCGACCGCGTCCGAGCCGGGCGCGTAG
- a CDS encoding MDR family MFS transporter, with product MAATGTPVASPPTTSGVTSSQSRVIWLLLTAAFVAILNETTMNVAIPFLIRDLGITAVAAQWLTTAFMLTMAVVIPITGFLLQRFTTRQVFIAAMTLFSAGTLVAFLSPGFELLVVARVIQASGTAIMMPLLMTTIMTIVPPQHRGRMMGRVSIVMALAPAIGPTMSGLVLQSLGWHWIFGIVLPIALVALFVGARWIQNLGETRTAPIDVASVTLSALGFGGLVFGLSQIGGGHGGDAAAESASLVTLVASLAVGVIGLGAFIWRQIRLQRSDSALLDLRVFRSSNFTLSVTQLGVMSMAFFGAITLLPLYLQTVLEKSPLETGLAVLPGSLAMGLAGPVIGRIYDRFGTQVLLVPGAVITSATLWFYTTVGTETSFVLLIVVQTVMMIGLALSFTPLFTASLGSLEPRFYSYGSAIVGTVQQVAGAAGIALLITVMSSASAAAGGGLQADATGTRAAFLIAAILSVPLIVGAFLIRKPADQLDRVAPVAH from the coding sequence ATGGCCGCCACCGGTACCCCCGTCGCCTCTCCGCCCACCACCTCGGGCGTAACGAGCTCCCAGAGCCGCGTCATCTGGCTGCTGTTGACGGCGGCGTTCGTCGCCATCCTCAACGAGACGACGATGAACGTGGCGATCCCGTTCCTCATCCGCGACCTCGGCATCACCGCCGTCGCCGCGCAGTGGCTGACCACGGCGTTCATGCTGACGATGGCGGTCGTCATCCCGATCACGGGCTTCCTGCTGCAGCGCTTCACCACGCGCCAGGTGTTCATCGCGGCGATGACGCTGTTCTCGGCGGGAACGCTCGTCGCCTTCCTGTCCCCCGGCTTCGAGCTCCTCGTCGTCGCCCGCGTCATTCAGGCTTCGGGCACCGCGATCATGATGCCGCTGCTCATGACCACGATCATGACGATCGTCCCGCCGCAGCACCGCGGCCGGATGATGGGCCGCGTCAGCATCGTCATGGCCCTCGCGCCCGCGATCGGACCGACGATGTCGGGGCTCGTGCTGCAGTCGCTCGGTTGGCACTGGATCTTCGGCATCGTCCTGCCCATCGCCCTCGTCGCCCTGTTCGTCGGCGCGCGCTGGATCCAGAACCTCGGCGAGACGCGCACGGCGCCGATCGACGTGGCATCCGTGACCCTGTCGGCACTCGGCTTCGGTGGCCTCGTGTTCGGCCTGAGCCAGATCGGCGGGGGCCACGGAGGAGATGCGGCCGCCGAATCGGCCTCGCTCGTGACCCTGGTCGCGTCCCTCGCGGTCGGCGTGATCGGTCTCGGCGCCTTCATCTGGCGTCAGATCCGTCTTCAGCGCTCGGATTCGGCCTTGCTCGACCTGCGCGTCTTCCGGTCATCGAACTTCACGCTGTCGGTGACCCAGCTCGGTGTGATGTCGATGGCCTTCTTCGGGGCGATCACCCTATTGCCGCTGTACCTGCAGACAGTACTGGAGAAGAGCCCGCTCGAGACCGGCCTGGCCGTCTTGCCGGGCTCGCTGGCGATGGGACTCGCCGGTCCCGTGATCGGACGGATCTACGACCGTTTCGGCACGCAGGTGCTGCTCGTTCCCGGGGCCGTGATCACGAGCGCGACGCTCTGGTTCTACACGACCGTGGGCACCGAAACGTCCTTCGTGCTGCTGATCGTCGTGCAGACCGTGATGATGATCGGTCTCGCGCTCTCATTCACGCCACTGTTCACGGCGTCGCTCGGGTCGCTCGAGCCGCGGTTCTACTCGTACGGCTCGGCGATCGTCGGCACGGTGCAGCAGGTGGCGGGCGCAGCGGGCATCGCCCTGCTCATCACGGTGATGTCGTCCGCCTCAGCCGCCGCGGGCGGGGGGCTGCAAGCGGATGCCACGGGCACGCGCGCCGCTTTCCTGATCGCCGCGATTCTCTCCGTCCCCCTGATCGTGGGGGCCTTCCTGATCCGCAAGCCGGCTGATCAGCTCGACAGGGTAGCCCCCGTCGCGCACTGA
- a CDS encoding glucose-6-phosphate dehydrogenase, producing the protein MKIVSSSDWRDAIAFDVPVLVADVVPGEPTRCVACGTDGALIERTELWAVKHRHPKHHGGFVRFYCEAHKPAAAPPPPAPVELKRARSSAPRAERRPSSPKAVAVTDRPMRTMCPDCFVEVSAGGDCGMCGAQVV; encoded by the coding sequence ATGAAGATCGTCTCCTCGTCCGACTGGCGGGATGCCATCGCCTTCGACGTCCCGGTCCTCGTCGCCGACGTGGTTCCGGGTGAGCCCACGCGATGCGTGGCGTGCGGCACGGACGGTGCGCTGATCGAGCGCACCGAGCTCTGGGCGGTCAAGCATCGCCACCCGAAGCACCACGGGGGCTTCGTCCGTTTCTACTGCGAGGCTCACAAGCCGGCGGCCGCTCCCCCGCCGCCCGCGCCTGTCGAGCTGAAGCGCGCCCGGTCCAGCGCCCCTCGGGCAGAGCGGCGTCCGAGCAGCCCGAAGGCCGTCGCTGTCACCGACCGTCCGATGCGCACGATGTGCCCCGACTGCTTCGTCGAGGTCTCGGCGGGCGGCGACTGCGGGATGTGCGGCGCGCAGGTCGTCTGA
- a CDS encoding type 1 glutamine amidotransferase, with protein sequence MTDLSGKRIAFLLTDGFEDSELTSPWEAVTSAGAEAVLVSPSEGSITGEKGHEQKVDLAVASASAGDFDALVLPGGVQNADDIRIVTDAVSFTRDFFQQHKPVAVICHGGWILTEADVLKGRTLTSYPTLQTDLRNAGATWVDEEVHVDQGLVSSRNPDDLPAFNAKLVEEVAEGAHSGQTA encoded by the coding sequence ATGACCGATCTCAGCGGCAAGCGCATCGCATTCCTGCTCACCGACGGCTTCGAAGACAGCGAGTTGACCAGCCCCTGGGAGGCGGTGACCTCAGCGGGCGCGGAGGCCGTGCTCGTCTCCCCGAGCGAGGGCAGCATCACCGGAGAGAAGGGCCACGAACAGAAGGTCGACCTCGCCGTCGCCTCCGCGTCCGCGGGCGATTTCGATGCCCTCGTGCTCCCCGGGGGCGTGCAGAACGCCGACGACATCCGCATCGTGACGGATGCCGTCAGCTTCACCCGTGACTTCTTCCAGCAGCACAAGCCCGTCGCCGTCATCTGTCACGGCGGGTGGATCCTCACCGAGGCCGACGTCCTGAAGGGCCGCACGCTCACCAGCTATCCGACGCTGCAGACCGATCTGCGCAACGCGGGCGCAACCTGGGTCGACGAAGAAGTGCACGTCGACCAGGGTCTCGTCTCGAGCCGCAACCCCGACGACCTGCCGGCGTTCAACGCCAAGCTCGTCGAGGAGGTCGCCGAAGGCGCGCACTCGGGCCAGACCGCCTGA